A stretch of DNA from Saccharomyces eubayanus strain FM1318 chromosome IX, whole genome shotgun sequence:
TCCTGCCAAGTATGAAATAGGGAAAGGCATACCGGAATCCTTGACCTTTGACAGAACGAACTCGATCATCAAAGGTGGCTGCAACGAACCTTCACCGTAAAACAAATAGTAATTGACTTGATCGGCAATATCAGAATCTCCGCTCATTAAAACGTGAGAGTGGTCGAAATGCTGCAAAACGTactggaaaatgaaaccGGACTCGGCAAGCACCTTTTTCTTACCAGTTTCCCTGTCTTCAACCTCCAACAATGGTGATCTTCCTAATGGatggattttctttaattctGGAGGAGCACGAAAGTTTGCATCTCTCTTATAAGGAACGATTTCGTATTCAAGTTTTAGATGGTCTAATAACCACAAGAGTCTGAATGCTCTGGATTGGTCCAACCAATGAACTCTGATAATAGGCAACGACATCATTAACTTCTGCTATCCTTATCCTACTTAAATTGTGGgaaacatttttcaaagatcaCCATTTTTAGGGATTGATCCTTATATAACGCTATCCACCACTACTCCACTTGCCCCcatatttttcactattaTGAGGCGTGCGGGTACAAAGTGAAAAGTTTTTAGTAAATGCCGTAGTGAAAAGGATGATCCTGATAGTAATGGAGGGGGGCTTATCTTCAAGTATACGAACGATCCCCTATTTAGCACCCTCACAATACTGGCCCATGTCTGCATCCTCACTAGTGGTGAGGGTTCTCTAATCGAGTTACTCTTGGCATTAGTGCCGCACCCTGACCTTCGTCCAACCTTAATTCATGATAACAAACAATGCATACATAGAATACAATGATAGGATGTTGGATGCCTTCCCTTCCTTCCGTAGCTCCACCAAATACGACTTCCGGATATTTACGACGtgattgaaaatgaagtagTAAGTTATGGGACCATGTAGTTAAATAAAGCCAGGGGAATCGCCAGCCATCTATTTTAACCCAACAGGGCTAGGGTGTAGACAATGTAGTGCCCTAATCGGCATTATTTGCTAGAGCTGGACAAATTCCATCGCTTTATGCAAGGCATAGTGTAGGACAAGAAATCGCGTCATTTCAGGAGACTAGTCGAGCAGGACCAATCTGATTCGCTCAACACGCGATGTGTCTTTTTAAGGAAATGTAGTATTTCACTGTGAGAACGCTTATACTAATAGACAGGCCACGGTACTACTTTTTCGGTCATTTTATAGGGATCCTTCAGAAGTTGTATAGACCATACGGTGCCACAATAATCTGCCCGCATTCATAAAAGCATTAACTAAAACTTATGTAACAGCCTCTTTGTAGCCCATTTCTCGCCTCATTGCAAATGACCGTTTTTGCAATTGGCTATGTGGGCTAATCGTCAGTTGATTACGTCTTGCGTAGCTCTTCACAGCAGATTATCTTAATTTGTATCATGAGAAAATGGCACATTCCAAAATAAATGAACAGAAATCTTCTCAACAATTCATACGCGAAAATAGCTTTACTTGATATACGAAAATCCCTGGCTAGTTGTTGGCTTTACTTCAACAAAGAAGGAGAGCGATACCGAGAAAGGATGCGCCGCTAGGAAATGTCTCAATTTCTACACGTGATTAGTAGCTCTTCACTATTACATTAAAATGAATTGGATAATTCAAACATCCGTCTTGTCATTGCATTTTACAATGAGAATACCCAGCCCCTGATACTGTTTGGTTGACAAAGCCGAAGTGTATTATACACCATAGAGTACGACACTTCCTCTGCAAATGTGCGTCGCCcatatttggaaaaggaattcAAACAACTTAGTATTAGTTGGATGTCAAAGCAAAATATCAGCTAGCCCGGATTATCCAGTATACGTAGAACTTTACATAAGCGGAAGCTACAAGTGCATAACAAAGGGGAGTAAACACCGATCGATGGCTTATCACTGCCACCAAAACaataagaaacaaataGGTTTACAGACTCAAACAGAAACCGAGTAACTAGAGAGTAGAAATATCGCAGAAAGAAACCGATACCTGAACTTATCAGTAGACAAGTAAGGTCATCGATTTTCGATAGCTCCCTAACGTTTCGAGCAGAAACATGGTCAGATAATCAATCCTGAAGGGTTGCCCGTGTAACTAACAGTCCTGATTCTCACTGATCAAAATCTGACAATGCCTATTGAAAACTATTGTTGAGTCCTATTCAATTTCAGACGATAATGTGCGAGCCAAGCTACCGGACGCCCCATAATTTTCACAGCTTTGAGAGTGAAACATTAGCTATACCAGGTTCATACAATAAATCAAGGATTGTTTAGGTGGAGAACATTTCAAATGTCCGTGAACATTAAGAAAGCAACATCTAGGTTTGAGCAAGGCCATCTGccctttttttgtatactTCCAAGAGCTAGGCGACTTGGTAGCAAGAG
This window harbors:
- the GTT1 gene encoding bifunctional glutathione transferase/peroxidase, giving the protein MMSLPIIRVHWLDQSRAFRLLWLLDHLKLEYEIVPYKRDANFRAPPELKKIHPLGRSPLLEVEDRETGKKKVLAESGFIFQYVLQHFDHSHVLMSGDSDIADQVNYYLFYGEGSLQPPLMIEFVLSKVKDSGMPFPISYLAGKVADKISQAYSGGELKNQLDFLEGEIKKNNGYLVDGKLSGADILISFPLQMAFERKFAKAEDYPVIAKWLETITSEDSYAVSKEKARALGSKF